A single genomic interval of Oryza sativa Japonica Group chromosome 7, ASM3414082v1 harbors:
- the LOC4342373 gene encoding disease resistance protein PIK6-NP — protein sequence MGELQVSSAHSAVDSLLGRLIRILEDEARLLGGVRGDVQFIKDEMESINGFLLHVLHLDRPDHQLQGWTRQVKDLARDCDNCVDVYMQRLAGAGSGGSARRLLRKFSNLELKQSPARKPINYFLFDLSTPIVRLLTLPARRRIATRIRELKSRACDVGERRRRYGVVVPRTRNNAAAAAAARRGGQRGLAKRQLSEAGGGDHHADASSAGNTTKQDHRRRALLEEETPANLFAGETDTLVGWLLAAADEHRRPKVISIIRPDDEELVAAAIDPVKRALDDPRILELFQIRQWHSGQSHPGWVYQDMMTQILPMIQHMHRALGGMVSDYDKRNKRRYTRLKKKKKRIVVSNFSRKNLGSKGNKFPVGTTFDEVKEFIGGTASDKEEEEEEEEGFLQAAAMEVHEGFAMDVAKIISETMASEMGFHQGMTFQEMMENFLKDKSYLIVLDDVPDESLWRGIESAFPGNTAHSAILLTTRSPAVAYSCSPHDRVFPPLDHLIDFFHAKAVSLVENYPSNGNLDEVIRSILSKCASNSTDMCIRAFLHVLYANPNRNREELQGLCDSLHDSHGLMLDENMQQILMFWYNDLPVHYKSCLTYLSLFIQDDGSSSNSTMMIRRTSLVRRWAAESINTERNGQTALDEAERCFGVLLAKRFVLERDIGASGKIKSCAVNGLISKFITKVAREDNFVDADLQPDFAHRVSIWNRSQLQQVLAELQASPRPSSSSCWNMRKHYDQPLDDLTIFLKSLPAFSRLGLLKVLDLEGCDGLKDHHLENICKLFQLRYLNLRRSKLTKLPKKIQNLQQLETLDIRETTVSSFATKSLVLPMLKHLLSGYTQQQNEQTEKFSTVRMPRGIGSMTNLQVLCHVVVSGIEDELMDIGKLLQLRKLGVVFHGDQNSFKHLVQAIEKLHKSLISLSIRVEVPDGCENFPDMNMAEPTAFSYPKLLESLNICGIRCGLPRWIKELSRLAKLTLCDTHLGEQDMAVVGNLKALRYLRLRCRSYVQSKLTLGEKQFQHLKVLLIHGEDITDISFSKNPKLEKIVWSFREMKSISGIERLPSLRSFELHGDCNPDKVEIALKDHPNHPDLEHHGNRQGQGDAAGSLDADAASTCASVSAPNHPDVKHPDNRQGHGDDSAASTSASASASAPKHIQSIT from the exons ATGGGTGAGTTGCAGGTGAGCTCAGCGCACAGCGCCGTGGACTCGCTCCTGGGGCGGCTGATCCGGATCCTGGAGGACGAGGCGAGGCTGCTCGGCGGCGTCCGCGGCGACGTGCAGTTCATCAAGGACGAGATGGAGAGCATCAACGGCTTCCTcctccacgtcctccacctCGACCGCCCCGACCACCAGCTCCAGGGGTGGACCAGGCAGGTCAAGGACCTCGCCCGCGACTGCGACAACTGCGTCGACGTCTACATGcagcgcctcgccggcgccggctccggcggcagcgcgcggcggctccTCAG aaagttttcaaatctcgagttgaaa CAATCCCCCGCGAGAAaacccataaattattttttatttgaccTTAGCACCCCTATCGTCAGGCTCCTCACGCTGCCGgcacgccgccgcatcgccacGCGGATCCGGGAGCTCAAATCGCGCGCCTGCGACgtcggggagcggcggcgcaggtACGGCGTCGTCGTCCCCAGAACCAGAaacaatgccgccgccgccgccgccgcccgtcgcggcgGCCAACGTGGGCTGGCGAAGAGGCAGCTGTcggaggctggcggcggcgaccaccatgccgacgcctcctccgccggcaaCACCACCAAGCAAGATCACCGGAGGCGCGCGCTGCTGGAGGAGGAGACACCCGCGAACCTTTTCGCAGGTGAAACCGACACGCTGGTCGGCTGGCTGCTGGCTGCCGCCGACGAGCACCGACGGCCAAAAGTGATATCAATCATACGACCTGATGACGAGGAGCTCGTCGCAGCTGCCATTGATCCTGTAAAGCGAGCGTTGGATGATCCGCGCATACTTGAATTGTTCCAAATCAGGCAGTGGCACAGCGGCCAATCTCATCCCGGCTGGGTTTACCAAGACATGATGACACAAATACTCCCTATGATTCAGCACATGCATCGGGCGCTGGGAGGGATGGTATCCGATTACGACAAGAGGAACAAGAGGAGATATACGCGgctgaagaagaaaaagaagagaattgTGGTCTCAAATTTTTCGAGAAAAAATCTGGGCTCAAAGGGGAACAAATTTCCTGTAGGAACGACGTTTGACGAGGTGAAGGAATTTATCGGTGGAACAGCATccgacaaggaggaggaggaggaggaggaggagggatttCTACAAGCAGCGGCAATGGAAGTTCATGAAGGATTTGCAATGGACGTTGCCAAGATTATTTCAGAAACGATGGCATCCGAGATGGGATTTCATCAAGGAATGACATTTCAGGAGATGATGGAGAACTTCCTGAAAGATAAGAGCTACCTAATTGTTCTTGATGATGTTCCTGATGAATCGCTATGGCGTGGCATCGAATCAGCTTTCCCCGGCAACACGGCTCACAGTGCCATCCTGCTGACAACCCGGTCACCTGCCGTAGCCTACTCCTGTTCACCACATGACAGAGTCTTCCCTCCTCTGGATCATCTCATCGACTTCTTCCATGCCAAGGCTGTCTCCCTGGTTGAAAACTATCCCAGCAACGGTAACCTGGATGAAGTGATTAGATCCATACTGTCAAAATGTGCCTCCAACTCCACTGACATGTGCATCAGAGCATTCCTCCATGTCCTTTATGCCAATCCTAACAGGAACAGGGAAGAACTTCAGGGCTTGTGTGATAGCCTGCATGATTCACATGGTTTAATGCTGGATGAAAACATGCAGCAAATCCTGATGTTCTGGTACAACGACCTGCCTGTCCATTACAAGAGCTGCTTGACGTATCTCTCTCTATTTATCCAAGATGATGGAAGCAGTAGCAACAGTACTATGATGATCAGGAGAACAAGCTTAGTCAGAAGATGGGCTGCTGAGAGCATAAACACAGAACGAAACGGGCAGACAGCGCTGGATGAAGCCGAGCGATGCTTTGGTGTGCTCTTAGCAAAAAGATTTGTTCTTGAGAGAGACATCGGCGCTTCTGGGAAGATCAAGAGCTGTGCAGTGAATGGCTTGATCTCAAAGTTCATCACCAAGGTTGCTAGAGAGGATAACTTTGTGGATGCAGATCTTCAGCCAGATTTTGCACACCGTGTTTCGATTTGGAACAGGAGTCAGCTGCAACAGGTCCTAGCAGAGCTTCAGGCTTCTCCACGCCCCAGTTCTTCCTCATGCTGGAACATGCGCAAGCATTATGATCAGCCCTTGGATGACCTCACAATTTTTCTGAAGTCATTGCCAGCATTCTCTCGGCTGGGATTGCTCAAAGTGCTGGATCTAGAAGGCTGTGATGGCTTAAAGGACCATCATCTGGAGAACATCTGCAAACTATTTCAGCTCAGGTATCTGAACCTTCGAAGAAGTAAGCTCACCAAACTTCCCAAGAAAATTCAAAATCTCCAGCAGCTGGAGACACTGGACATCAGAGAAACAACCGTGAGCTCATTCGCTACAAAATCTTTAGTTCTTCCAATGCTAAAACATTTGCTCTCTGGATACACCCAACAACAAAATGAACAGACCGAAAAATTTTCCACAGTGCGTATGCCACGTGGGATCGGAAGCATGACAAATCTGCAGGTATTGTGCCATGTTGTTGTTTCTGGCATAGAAGATGAGCTGATGGACATTGGGAAGCTACTACAACTTAGGAAGCTAGGTGTGGTCTTCCATGGTGACCAAAACAGCTTCAAGCACTTAGTCCAGGCAATTGAGAAGTTGCATAAAAGTCTCATCTCTCTGTCAATCCGTGTTGAAGTACCAGATGGATGCGAGAATTTTCCTGACATGAACATGGCAGAGCCTACAGCATTCTCATATCCAAAGCTTCTTGAGAGCCTGAACATATGCGGCATAAGATGTGGGCTGCCTCGTTGGATCAAGGAGCTCAGCCGACTTGCGAAGTTAACTCTTTGCGACACTCATCTAGGAGAACAAGATATGGCAGTTGTTGGCAATCTCAAAGCACTGCGGTATCTCCGGCTCCGGTGCAGGTCATATGTCCAAAGCAAGCTCACCCTTGGGGAAAAACAGTTCCAGCATCTCAAGGTTCTTCTCATCCACGGCGAAGACATTACCGATATCAGCTTCAGCAAGAATCCTAAGTTGGAAAAAATTGTTTGGAGTTTCAGGGAGATGAAATCCATTTCTGGAATTGAGCGTCTTCCGAGCTTGCGATCATTTGAGCTTCATGGTGACTGCAACCCAGATAAGGTGGAAATTGCTCTAAAAGATCACCCCAACCATCCAGATTTGGAGCATCATGGTAACCGTCAAGGCCAGGGAGACGCTGCTGGAAGCTTGGATGCTGATGCTGCCTCAACCTGTGCCTCAGTCTCAGCTCCCAACCATCCAGATGTGAAGCATCCTGATAACCGTCAAGGCCATGGAGATGATTCTGCTGCCTCGACCTCTGCCTCTGCCTCAGCATCAGCTCCCAAACACATCCAGAGTATTACTTGA
- the LOC136351040 gene encoding disease resistance protein RGA2-like: protein MDTGIIVARWVVGKALNPVLDGLVEAWAASQKLGPNVDALKMELLYARAMLNNVRGREIHNTDLNELLQKLRDLAYNADDVLDELDYFRIQDELDDTSEAAAEHAKGCVSDLFLNAHHTAKAAGKLLGFSSSCSSCATNNGPGDSITAACCGSPHNTIHAIGKRLCFSTSLVDDCDHDYGCVHDERDHVKGKSTPKLKFDRVGLSKKMKIIVEQLQPVCAKVTAILNLELMGSHLSIESSTAKSRPITAPTSIEPTLYGRDAVMKRIIDSITQGTCCEEYLTVLPIIGPGGIGKTTLIQHIYNSQQVQNHFQIMVWTCVSQSFSVDKLIEEIKEKLPSVEGEKKGSAEELIVQRLKSKRFLFILDDIWKCESDDWKRLLVPLRKGQTKGNIIIVTTRFLVVTETVKTSDNKIQLEGIDDEAFWELFLAYVFGPEKSKNDKDLLCIGKDIVKKLKGSPLAAKTVGKLLSNHLDRVHWMRVLDSKEWELQAGDHDIMPALKLSYDYLPFHLQQCFSYCALFPEDYKFNNKELIRFWIGLDILHSESQNKAFEDIALSNIDSLVSHGFFKREETDGHPCYIIHDLLHNLALKVASLECVSLHSSNVKSVEIRPSIRHLSIITDGANDTDGITDENFKSELIKLKKRLKVENVQTLMIFGEVDKSFIGCFHDLFKEASALRVLYFPKMPFAVGSILDEFTTLVHLRYLRLGTTIGNNFHLPINLSRFYHLRILDLEKWDNCFHLPGDISNLAKLHNFLVPGYPIHSNISNVGKLQFLQELKGFQVNRKDVGFELKQLGYLMELRELRIDNLEKVHTKEEAAEAKLLSKTRLRKLELNWKQGRTSTNAFNEDQILEKLQPHSSLQELSIHGHGGSSCPKWLGTELSVKFLETFRLKNVVWNILPPLGEVFLVGGPGEESIGQKTSQNFRSLKRLELVKLPNLRKWVAKEIFPTFFSVLEVLIVRKCNELAELPFSYHTYCTSEEDVKATCFPRLRELEIHNCPKIVSLPPIPYTQTLCSVNITDVGTGLESLVYSSKSSKLEIKGNKDLKVLDDNVFASRNLHKLQNLTIEGFPPLEERHLQMLTSLKRFSLFSSSIAFNPTVERSDVEWRLSIENLMIQDWNGSGKELTQLLFHLPKLSLLSLGGCRKKTLLSIALTQQQTSAQVESTQVTASNHRQQQKAEDLDLLEEEEVTQLDVDGEDEDDDRLLLTNSLEQLWIVNYKELILVSHPLPIGHHNKEEEGTGGGWGLQALCSLRQLGIRGCPLLLSAYEAPACLFPSSLQYLQITGPMEGVQMLDLSNLTSLTKLFIEDCGEYLRKGLLPLLAQGQLSNLIVYKTYGLFAGVLDSILRGAQEEQEQLHLLEHSSKLRVLETDDLAGILVKPICRLLSSSLTNLTLQGNSEVKRFTNEQEEALQLLTFLQDLKFIHYDKLRCLPAGLHRLTNLKRLMIMNCPSIQSLPKDGLPGSLKYFIVRDNEKLVKQCKKLKKTNPEIELIL, encoded by the coding sequence ATGGATACCGGGATCATCGTGGCACGGTGGGTGGTGGGCAAGGCGTTGAACCCTGTGTTAGACGGCTTGGTGGAGGCGTGGGCGGCCAGTCAGAAGCTCGGGCCCAATGTGGATGCCCTCAAGATGGAGCTGCTCTACGCGCGGGCCATGCTCAACAACGTTCGCGGTAGGGAGATCCACAACACCGACCTCAACGAGCTCCTGCAGAAGCTGCGGGACTTAGCGTACAATGCCGACGACGTGCTCGACGAGCTCGACTACTTCCGCATCCAGGACGAGCTCGATGACACCTCCGAGGCCGCTGCTGAGCACGCCAAGGGCTGCGTCAGCGACCTCTTCCTCAACGCTCACCACACGGCCAAAGCGGCTGGCAAGCTGTTGGGATTCTCTTCATCATGCTCTTCTTGTGCTACTAACAACGGGCCTGGTGATTCCATTACCGCTGCATGCTGCGGTTCGCCACACAACACCATCCATGCTATCGGTAAACGCCTTTGTTTCTCGACTTCTCTAGTTGATGATTGCGATCATGATTATGGCTGTGTGCACGATGAGAGAGACCATGTGAAAGGGAAATCAACGCCAAAGTTGAAGTTTGACAGGGTAGGTCTATCCAAAAAAATGAAGATTATTGTAGAGCAGCTGCAGCCTGTGTGTGCAAAAGTTACAGCCATTCTTAATCTAGAGCTCATGGGTTCTCATCTTAGCATAGAATCAAGCACTGCTAAGAGTCGTCCCATCACCGCACCAACAAGTATAGAGCCCACCCTGTATGGCAGAGACGCTGTAATGAAGAGAATTATAGATAGTATCACTCAGGGTACTTGTTGTGAAGAATACCTGACTGTCTTGCCAATTATTGGTCCTGGAGGCATAGGGAAAACCACtctcatacaacacatatataataGCCAACAAGTGCAAAACCATTTCCAGATCATGGTTTGGACATGTGTATCTCAAAGTTTTAGTGTCGATAAGCTCATAGAAGAGATCAAAGAAAAACTCCCTAGTGTTGAAGGTGAAAAAAAGGGTAGTGCAGAAGAGCTGATTGTACAAAGATTGAAATCGAAAAggtttttatttatattggatGACATTTGGAAGTGTGAAAGTGATGATTGGAAAAGGCTTTTAGTACCACTCAGAAAGGGACAAACAAAGGGTAACATAATTATAGTGACCACTCGGTTTCTGGTAGTAACAGAAACGGTTAAAACATCTGATAATAAAATTCAACTGGAAGGTATAGATGATGAAGCATTTTGGGAATTATTCCTTGCATACGTGTTTGGCCCTGAAAAATCAAAAAATGATAAGGATTTACTTTGCATTGGAAAAGATATAGTGAAAAAACTAAAAGGCTCCCCTCTTGCGGCAAAAACTGTTGGCAAATTATTGAGTAACCACCTTGATCGAGTTCATTGGATGAGAGTCTTAGATAGTAAAGAATGGGAATTGCAAGCTGGTGATCATGATATTATGCCCGCATTGAAGCTTTCCTATGATTATCTACCGTTTCATCTGCAACAATGTTTTTCTTATTGTGCTTTGTTTCCCGAAGATTACAAGTTCAACAACAAAGAGCTCATTCGCTTTTGGATAGGACTAGATATTTTACATTCCGAATCTCAAAATAAAGCATTTGAAGATATAGCTCTAAGCAATATAGATAGTTTGGTCAGTCATGGATTTTTTAAAAGAGAAGAAACTGATGGGCATCCATGCTATATTATTCATGATCTGCTACATAATCTAGCATTGAAAGTTGCATCTCTTGAGTGTGTTAGTTTACATTCCTCTAATGTGAAATCAGTGGAAATCCGGCCATCCATTCGTCACTTATCTATCATCACAGATGGCGCAAATGATACTGATGGAATAACTGATGAAAACTTCAAGAGTGAACTGATAAAACTAAAGAAAAGACTAAAGGTTGAAAACGTGCAAACTTTGATGATATTTGGAGAAGTGGATAAAAGCTTTATTGGATGCTTTCATGATTTGTTTAAGGAAGCAAGTGCTCTTCGTGTGCTTTATTTTCCCAAAATGCCATTTGCGGTGGGGTCCATTTTGGATGAATTTACAACACTTGTCCACCTACGGTACCTTAGGCTAGGGACCACCATTGGCAATAACTTTCATTTACCAATTAACCTTTCCAGATTTTATCATTTAAGGATTTTGGATCTGGAAAAATGGGATAATTGTTTTCATTTGCCTGGAGACATTAGTAACCTTGCAAAATTGCACAACTTTCTTGTCCCGGgatacccaatacactcaaatattTCTAATGTTGGAAAACTGCAATTTTTGCAAGAGTTAAAAGGATTTCAAGTCAATAGAAAAGATGTTGGTTTTGAGCTAAAGCAACTAGGTTATCTGATGGAGCTAAGAGAGCTTAGAATTGATAACCTTGAGAAAGTACACACAAAAGAAGAAGCGGCTGAAGCAAAACTATTAAGTAAAACCCGATTAAGGAAGCTAGAATTAAACTGGAAACAAGGGAGAACAAGCACAAATGCTTTCAACGAAGATCAAATACTTGAGAAACTTCAACCACATAGCAGCCTCCAAGAGCTATCAATCCATGGGCATGGAGGCTCTTCTTGCCCAAAATGGTTGGGTACAGAACTATCTGTCAAATTCTTGGAGACTTTTCGTCTCAAGAATGTAGTTTGGAATATCCTTCCACCACTAGGGGAGGTGTTTCTGGTAGGCGGACCTGGCGAAGAATCAATTGGTCAGAAAACTAGTCAAAATTTTCGTAGCTTGAAGAGATTGGAACTTGTTAAGTTACCTAATTTGAGAAAATGGGTAGCAAAAGAAATTTTCCCTACGTTCTTCTCAGTTTTGGAAGTACTTATTGTGAGAAAGTGCAATGAACTAGCAGAACTACCATTTTCATATCATACCTATTGCACATCTGAAGAAGATGTAAAAGCAACTTGCTTTCCTAGGCTAAGAGAGTTGGAAATACATAATTGCCCAAAGATAGTGTCACTGCCTCCTATCCCTTACACTCAGACCTTGTGCTCTGTCAATATAACAGATGTAGGAACAGGTTTGGAAAGCTTGGTTTACTCGAGTAAATCATCTAAGTTAGAAATTAAAGGAAACAAGGATCTAAAAGTTTTAGATGACAATGTGTTTGCTTCCCGTAATTTACACAAACTACAAAACTTGACGATTGAGGGTTTCCCACCTTTGGAAGAGCGACACCTTCAAATGCTAACTTCATTGAAGAGATTCAGTCTTTTCAGTTCGAGTATTGCCTTCAATCCAACAGTAGAAAGGAGTGATGTTGAGTGGCGGCTTTCAATTGAGAACCTTATGATTCAGGATTGGAATGGCAGTGGGAAGGAATTGACACAGCTCCTCTTTCACCTCCCAAAGCTGTCTTTGTTGAGTCTTGGTGGCTGCCGCAAGAAAACACTGTTGAGTATAGCTCTAACACAGCAGCAAACCAGTGCTCAAGTGGAGAGTACACAAGTAACTGCTTCTAATCATCGACAGCAGCAAAAAGCAGAGGATCTGGATctgctggaggaggaagaagtaaCACAGCTAGATGTGGAtggagaagatgaagatgacgaCAGGTTGCTGCTCACCAACTCTCTAGAGCAATTATGGATTGTAAACTACAAGGAGCTTATCCTGGTTTCCCATCCACTTCCCATTGGTCACCACAataaggaagaagaaggaacaGGAGGAGGTTGGGGGCTCCAAGCCCTGTGCTCCCTGCGGCAACTAGGGATAAGAGGATGCCCCTTGTTACTCTCTGCCTACGAGGCTCCAGCTTGCCTTTTCCCATCCTCCCTGCAATACCTCCAGATTACAGGCCCTATGGAGGGCGTGCAGATGCTGGACCTCTCAAACTTGACCTCTCTCACTAAATTATTCATAGAAGATTGCGGGGAGTATTTAAGGAAGGGCCTATTGCCTCTCCTTGCTCAGGGTCAGCTCAGCAACTTAATTGTCTACAAAACATATGGGTTGTTTGCTGGTGTATTGGATTCCATACTCAGGGGAGCGCAGGAAGAACAAGAGCAGCTTCATCTTCTTGAGCATTCCTCCAAACTGCGGGTGCTTGAAACGGATGACTTGGCGGGAATCCTTGTGAAGCCGATCTGCAGGCTCCTCTCTTCCTCACTCACCAACCTAACACTCCAAGGAAACTCAGAGGTGAAACGCTTCACAAATGAACAAGAGGAGGCCCTTCAGCTCCTCACCTTCCTTCAAGACCTCAAATTTATTCACTACGATAAGCTGCGGTGCCTTCCTGCGGGCCTTCATAGACTTACCAACCTCAAGAGATTAATGATTATGAACTGTCCATCCATCCAGTCACTGCCCAAGGATGGCCTCCCAGGTTCACTGAAATACTTCATAGTCCGCGACAACGAGAAGCTCGTAAAGCAGTGCAAGAAGCTCAAGAAAACCAACCCAGAAATCGAACTAATTCTCTAG
- the LOC4342374 gene encoding reticulon-like protein B8: protein MPEHSENAAANIVDSIVDAIADNLPKQKSVRFEDGSISDQAKRLFGGQKSVHHVLGGGKSADVLLWRNKKISSSVLAVATAVWVFFEWLDYHFLTIACFVLVLGMVVQFAWSTFAGMLNGSPSKVPRVELPDELFANIGSAIGTQVNKFLGTLQDVSCGRDLKNFLLVIAGFFAAAIIGSWCNLLTVIYIGFVCAHTLPVLYEKNQEKVDEFLYNTLGLLQNQYQKLDKGVLGKVPKGIIKLKKSD from the exons ATGCCGGAGCACTCTGAGAATGCGGCTGCGAACATTGTGGACAGCATAGTGGACGCCATTGCCGACAATCTTCCCAAGCAGAAGTCAGTCAGATTTGAAGATGGCTCAATCTCTGATCAAGCTAAGAGACTCTTCGGTGGTCAGAAGTCTGTCCATCATGTTTTGGGTGGTGGAAAAT CCGCCGACGTGTTGTTGTGGAGGAACAAGAAGATATCTTCAAGTGTTCTTGCAGTTGCAACGGCTGTCTGGGTTTTCTTCGAGTGGCTCGACTACCACTTCCTGACGATTGCTTgctttgttcttgttcttggcaTGGTTGTCCAGTTTGCATGGTCCACTTTTGCAGGCATGCTAAATGG GTCACCTTCGAAAGTTCCTCGCGTCGAATTGCCGGATGAGCTGTTCGCAAACATTGGTTCTGCAATTGGCACCCAAGTGAACAAGTTCTTGGGCACTCTTCAGGATGTGTCTTGTGGAAGAGACCTGAAGAATTTTCTCCTG GTGATTGCCGGGTTCTTCGCGGCCGCTATCATTGGGAGCTGGTGCAATCTCCTCACTGTCATTTACATTG GATTTGTGTGTGCTCACACTCTCCCGGTGCTGTATGAGAAGAACCAAGAAAAAGTGGACGAGTTCCTGTACAACACACTTGGCCTGCTTCAGAATCAGTATCAGAAACTTGACAAGGGTGTCCTGGGCAAGGTGCCCAAAGGGATCATCAAGCTTAAGAAGAGCGATTAG
- the LOC4342376 gene encoding protein PELPK1, whose amino-acid sequence MASNSVLFATVLAMAVVLTGSSSCQAARLLADATPPAVPAVTLPPMPAIPAIPAATLPPIPAVPTVPNAALPPMPAVPKVALPPMPAVPAVPTVPAVALPPMPAVPAVPTATLPPMPAVPAVPNAVLPPIPAVPKVTLPPMPSIPAVPKVTLPPMPSVPMPFLAPPPSA is encoded by the coding sequence ATGGCTTCCAATTCGGTTCTCTTCGCCACGGTACTCGCCATGGCCGTCGTGctcaccggcagcagcagctgccaagcggctcgcctcctcgccgacgcaACACCGCCTGCCGTGCCGGCGGTCACCTTGCCACCGATGCCAGCCATTCCTGCCATCCCGGCGGCGACACTGCCGCCGATTCCGGCGGTGCCAACCGTGCCGAACGCCGCGTTGCCGCCCATGCCGGCCGTGCCCAAGGTGGCACTGCCGCCGATGCCCGCGGTGCCGGCTGTGCCCACCGTCCCCGCGGTGGCGCTGCCGCCGATGCCCGCGGTGCCCGCTGTGCCGACGGCGACGTTGCCGCCGATGCCGGCCGTGCCCGCCGTGCCGAACGCCGTGCTACCGCCCATTCCGGCCGTGCCGAAGGTGACGCTGCCGCCGATGCCGTCGATTCCGGCGGTGCCCAAGGTGACGCTGCCGCCGATGCCATCCGTGCCGATGCCGTTCTTGGCACCTCCTCCTTCGGCATAA
- the LOC4342377 gene encoding protein PELPK1 — protein sequence MASTSGLLATVLAMAVLLAGSSRSCQAARHLADATPPAAVPVPTVPAVTLPPMPAIPAVPAATLPPMPAVPIVPNTALPPMPAVPKVALPPMPAVPAVPTVPAVTVPPMPAVPAVPAATLPPMPAVPAVPAASLPPMPAMPAVPNAALPPMPAVPKVTLPPMPSMPAVPKVTLPPMPSVPMPFLAPPPSA from the coding sequence ATGGCTTCCACTTCGGGTCTCCTCGCCACGGTGCTCGCCATGGCCGTCTTGCTCGCCGGCAGCAGCCGCAGCTGCCAAGCGGCGCGCCACCTCGCCGACGCAACACCTCCTGCCGCCGTGCCGGTGCCTACCGTGCCCGCTGTCACATTGCCACCGATGCCGGCCATTCCTGCCGTCCCGGCGGCGACACTGCCGCCGATGCCGGCGGTGCCAATCGTGCCGAACACCGCGTTGCCGCCCATGCCGGCCGTGCCGAAGGTGGCACTTCCGCCAATGCCCGCGGTGCCGGCTGTGCCTACCGTCCCCGCGGTGACCGTGCCGCCAATGCCCGCGGTGCCCGCTGTGCCGGCGGCCACGTTGCCACCGATGCCCGCGGTGCCTGCAgtgccggcggcgagcttgcCGCCGATGCCAGCCATGCCCGCCGTGCCGAACGCCGCGTTGCCGCCCATGCCGGCCGTGCCGAAGGTGACGCTGCCGCCGATGCCGTCGATGCCGGCCGTGCCCAAGGTGACGCTGCCGCCGATGCCATCCGTGCCAATGCCGTTCTTGGCACCTCCTCCTTCGGCATAA
- the LOC4342378 gene encoding protein PELPK1: MASTSGLLATVLAMAVLLAGSSSSCQAARHLADATPPAAVPVPTVPAVTLPPMPAIPAVPAATLPPMPAVPTVPNAALPPMPAVPKVALPPMPAVPAVPTVPAVPAVPAASLPPMPAVPAVPNAVLPPMPAVPKVTLPPMPSMPAVPKVTLPPMPSVPMPFLAPPPSA; this comes from the coding sequence ATGGCTTCCACTTCGGGTCTCCTCGCCACGGTGCTCGCCATGGCCGTCTTGCtcgccggcagcagcagcagctgccaaGCGGCGCGCCATCTCGCCGACGCAACACCTCCCGCTGCTGTGCCGGTGCCTACCGTGCCCGCTGTCACCTTGCCACCGATGCCGGCCATTCCTGCCGTCCCGGCGGCGACCCTGCCGCCGATGCCGGCGGTGCCAACCGTGCCGAACGCCGCGTTGCCGCCCATGCCGGCCGTGCCCAAGGTGGCGCTGCCGCCGATGCCCGCGGTGCCGGCTGTGCCTACAGTCCCCGCGGTGCCCGCTgtgccggcggcgagcttgcCGCCTATGCCGGCCGTGCCCGCCGTGCCGaacgccgtgttgccgccgatgCCGGCCGTGCCGAAGGTGACGCTGCCGCCGATGCCGTCGATGCCGGCCGTGCCCAAGGTGACGCTGCCGCCGATGCCATCCGTGCCGATGCCATTCTTGGCGCCACCTCCTTCGGCATGA